From Ptychodera flava strain L36383 unplaced genomic scaffold, AS_Pfla_20210202 Scaffold_55__1_contigs__length_887147_pilon, whole genome shotgun sequence, a single genomic window includes:
- the LOC139128490 gene encoding uncharacterized protein produces MTIFALKKCCFVIKAQWSSRCACALCLLINIRYYPQTLRARSFKMVEDSFALSEIEAALADVTATEDPRSCNCSGVCGRKRGRGACPCRAFHEFCKTACTCGKRRPCSNIAVQDSTSDDEEGSENHPPASESVKKRPRDTQEQQTQAELLEENERQMKEFVQKATREDLETLTLELLRRQPGAWCDVQQLHPAPNPYPQPGPGSVPSWCKCGHCCEMPTQQENKCCATRRNQTCITDNWLFTHLVLDANVLEIAMRCIADTYAEEQLRDNACFRHYAYRQYIYWQHGKLGAGNRRVVPSCCVWAIRGRFPSPNNIYVGYKDGAIQD; encoded by the exons atgactatttttgctttgaaaaaatgttgctttgtcattaaagcgcagtggtcgtcgcgctgcgcttGCGCGCTgtgtttgttgataaacataagaTATTACCCACAAACCTTGCGTGCTAGAAGTTTCAAAATGGTCGAAGACAGCTTCGCTCTAAGCGAAATTGAAGCTGCCCTCGCAGATGTGACAGCAACTGAAGATCCTAGGTCCTGCAATTGCAGTGGAGTTTGCGGACGTAAGAGAGGACGAGGAGCATGTCCATGCAGAGCGTTCCACGAGTTCTGCAAAACGGCATGCACTTGTGGAAAGCGACGACCGTGTTCTAACATAGCTGTACAG GATTCAACATCTGATGATGAAGAGGGAAGTGAAAACCATCCACCTGCATCAGAATCTGTGAAGAAAAGGCCACGTGACACCCAGGaacagcaaacacaagcagaaTTGTTGGAAGAAAATGAGAGGCAGATGAAG GAGTTTGTACAAAAGGCAACCAGGGAAGATCTAGAGACTTTGACTTTAGAGCTACTTCGGCGTCAGCCAGGAGCTTGGTGTGACGTTCAACAACTACATCCAGCTCCCAACCCGTATCCACAACCTGGACCTGGTAGTGTACCTTCTTGGTGTAAATGTGGGCACTGCTGTGAAATGCCAACTCAGCAGGAAAATAAATGTTGTGCCACGCGTCGAAACCAAACGTGCATCACCGATAACTGGCTCTTCACTCACCTTGTCCTGGATGCAAATGTTCTTGAGATAGCTATGCGGTGTATAGCTGATACATATGCTGAGGAACAGTTGAGAGACAATGCATGTTTTAGACATTATGCATACCGGCAATACATTTATTGGCAACATGGGAAACTTGGAGCTGGCAACCGCCGTGTTGTCCCCTCTTGTTGTGTATGGGCTATCAGGGGCAGATTTCCAAGCCCAAACAATATATATGTCGGCTATAAAGATGGTGCAATACAGGATTag
- the LOC139128491 gene encoding uncharacterized protein isoform X2, whose amino-acid sequence MKAVWFQILHHVVNEHEWVLNVDGSIGKCGHGPLPDHEGTAWLQKGSPSHLALKKIVEDKRLMRNITYFINFRHTGFLESFHSHLLMYAPKRHSYSYVGYKARILLAAIDFNQHASREQVTGDDGKQRFIARYSKLSKQYYPAAVLKPKEYTYITDLQKSVFQMRLDVDGHLSQHVSMAEDHPGRNFKRINMCPSPDIAKLVKAHLSRFEQSKSSRESGNSST is encoded by the exons atgaag GCAGTCTGGTTTCAAATATTACATCATGTTGTGAATGAACATGAGTGGGTGTTAAATGTAGATGGAAGCATTGGTAAATGTGGACATGGCCCATTACCAGACCATGAAGGAACGGCATGGCTTCAGAAAGGTTCTCCATCACACTTGGCTTTGAAAAAGATCGTTGAAGATAAGCGTCTGATGAGAAATATTACATACTTTATCAACTTCAG GCATACAGGCTTCTTGGAGTCATTCCATAGTCATTTACTAATGTATGCACCGAAGAGGCATTCTTATTC ATATGTTGGCTACAAAGCTAGAATACTCTTAGCAGCTATTGACTTTAATCAACATGCAAGCAGAGAACAAGTCACTGGGGATGATGGAAAACAAAG GTTCATTGCCAGATATTCAAAACTGAGCAAACAGTATTATCCAGCTGCTGTTTTGAAGCCAAAGGAGTACACATACATCACAGATTTGCAGAAGAGTGTCTTCCAAATGCGATTGGATGTTGACGGTCATTTGTCACAACATGTATCAATGGCAGAAGATCATCCTGGCCGGAACTTCAAAAGAATCAACATGTGTCCCTCTCCAGATATAGCTAAATTAGTGAAAGCACACTTGAGTAGGTTCGAACAGTCTAAAAGTTCCCGAGAAAGTGGAAACAGCTCCACATAA